A genome region from Labrus mixtus chromosome 9, fLabMix1.1, whole genome shotgun sequence includes the following:
- the LOC132980246 gene encoding uncharacterized protein LOC132980246 isoform X1: MMEERPKSDHERGFSTFLLRGELNEEESARSFQEALRQWRGEKRDVAGETMSEEAMWTPVRPVSVSAMGTQTDLASDRGAKGRGKGEGEDRVPFRVEFTENSLTYMDRLLLKKHRRTPIEAHSPSLAFESDLKSQHNPDTEEETASSLTAEEEDFRRYFASLFAVPHSRGRTDPQTTTPESCLIIEVLDERDTDIGGVFIPQQRKDNNGKCSPGQQVLSNGRATVPQTPLTNASSSESKSSACSTAETPRALKKSIKTPTIMSHKPYCSPTVHKSKPDCGSPQLVSSLSLQDQTRIPMSSHSPTSFQPDVSPLASATPTIPEEPHSPSPSIYFSLRSTFTVSPSSSTESPLLPTVNQSTPPQIGSDSSLLPVQPQSSQLFSQSVSSMRLSQSSPSNLLSQRQSQQSLCDPEFLLSHHQLQLPQSPVSPSPNPPPRTLEPCQAVRSPPGAYSRHASTPTNQDTPIVMSFTSISGDHESTASQQDTQCIPSLLSHNFDVPQDSFLALKVEEEEEEELSIDSGDDMSSDSLGLAPHEDDSSDEDTQMHGRLMREETREEERGYLAISYPDDSLVAAEREKELQTDEQEQLSEPAMVMQRRSVGSGSEQFCDLDGFLPLGLDINSGHSDTADHTHRDSLHTSRTSLNESELAESEDFGPSSSLTSRTEEHLAIRLMKGNHTQPTEIKIRSTTPTRRGEISATELGTSVLGSVLSQAAKEILEICCVDKAGCEDPDLDNDTTENTLHDLEQELRLMTKGKQNSILGSEKHGSQGQHGEHRLTPGRVREEQKDEEAAAQRDRQSVLSLP, encoded by the exons ATGATGGAAGAGAGGCCAAAAAGTGATCATGAGAGGGGATTTTCCACATTTCTGCTGAGAGGGGAGTTAAATGAGGAGGAGTCTGCGAGATCTTTCCAGGAGGCTCTCAGAcagtggagaggagagaagagagatgtTGCAGGAGAAACCATGAGTGAGGAGGCGATGTGGACACCTGTCCGACCAG TGTCAGTGTCAGCCATGGGGACACAGACTGACCTGGCTTCAGACAGAGGAGCCAAAGGACgaggaaaaggagaaggagaagacagGGTACCTTTCAGGGTGGAGTTCACAGAAAACAGCCTTACCTACATGGACAGATTACTTCTCAAAAAGCATCGCAG AACACCGATTGAAGCCCATAGTCCATCGTTGGCCTTTgaatcagatttaaaatcacAACATAACCCAGACACCGAGGAGGAGACTGCAAGCAGCCTTACAG ctgaggaggaggatttCCGGCGCTACTTTGCATCCTTGTTTGCTGTCCCTCACAGCAGGGGTAGGACTGATCCTCAGACGACCACACCTGAATCGTGTCTCATCATAGAAGTCCTGGATGAA agagacacagacatagGTGGAGTTTTCATTCCTCAACAGAGGAAAGACAACAATGGAAA GTGTTCCCCTGGTCAGCAAGTCCTCAGTAATGGAAGAGCAACAGTTCCCCAAACACCCTTAACCAATG CGTCATCCTCTGAAAGTAAGTCATCTGCATGCTCCACTGCTGAGACTCCAAGGGCtttaaagaaatcaatcaagacaccgACCATAATGTCACACAAGCCTTATTGCTCCCCCACAGTCCATAAATCAAAACCTGACTGTGGATCACCCCAacttgtgtcctctctctcattACAAGATCAAACCAGGATCCCTATGTCCTCCCACTCTCCTACCTCTTTTCAGCCTGATGTCTCTCCTTTGGCTAGTGCCACACCAACAATCCCAGAGGAGCCTCACTCCCCTTCTCCTTCCATATATTTTTCTCTTAGGTCTACATTTACAGTATCACCATCAAGCTCCACTGAGTCACCATTGCTGCCCACAGTTAACCAATCGACCCCACCACAAATAGGCTCAGACTCATCTCTGTTACCAGTACAACCCCAATCTTCCCAGTTATTCTCACAGTCAGTCTCATCTATGAGGCTTTCCCAATCATCCCCAAGCAATCTACTGTCCCAAAGGCAATCCCAACAGTCCCTCTGTGACCCTGAGTTTCTCCTATCACACCATCAACTCCAGCTGCCTCAGTCACCTGTGTCTCCCAGCCCAAACCCACCACCAAGAACACTGGAACCATGCCAAGCTGTAAGATCCCCTCCAGGTGCATATTCAAGACATGCGTCTACTCCAACAAATCAGGATACTCCAATTGTTATGTCCTTTACTTCTATCTCTGGTGACCATGAATCTACTGCATCACAACAGGATACTCAGTGTATCCCATCACTTCTATCACACAACTTCGATGTCCCCCAGGATTCTTTTTTGGCTTtgaaagtggaggaggaagaggaggaggagttatcAATAG ataGTGGAGATGACATGTCCAGTGATAGCCTTGGTCTGGCTCCACATGAGGACGACTCTTCAGACGaagacacacaaatgcatgGACGTTTAATGAGAGAggaaaccagagaagaagagcgAGGATATCTTGCCATATCTTATCCAGATGATTCCCTTGTtgctgcagaaagagaaaaagaattGCAGACCGATGAGCAAGAACAGCTGTCAGAACCAGCCATG GTGATGCAAAGGCGGAGTGTTGGGTCTGGATCAGAGCAGTTCTGTGATCTGGATGGCTTTCTGCCTCTGGGTTTGGACATAAATTCTGGTCACTCCGACACAGCAGATCACACACACCGTGACTCACTGCACACAAGCCGAACTTCCCTAAATGAGTCAGAGCTTGCAG AGTCAGAAGATTTTGGGCCAAGCAGCAGCCTCACTTCCCGCACTGAGGAACACCTGGCTATCAGGTTGATGAAGGGCAACCACACGCAGCCAACTGAAATTAAAATTCGCTCTACCACACCCACCAGGAGAGGAGAAATATCAGCAACTGAACTAGGAACATCTG TTTTAGGTTCAGTGTTGTCCCAGGCAGCAAAGGAGATCCTGGAGATCTGTTGCGTGGACAAGGCTGGCTGTGAGGACCCTGACCTGGATAATGACACAACTGAGAATACTCTACATGATCTAGAGCAGGAACTTAGACTCATGACCAAag GGAAGCAGAACTCCATATTGGGTTCAGAAAAACATGGAAGTCAAGGACAGCATGGAGAACATCGTCTCACACC GGGCAGAGTCAGAGAGGAACAAAAGGATGAGGAGGCGGCAGCACAGAGAGACCGACAGAGTGTCCTCTCACTACCCTGA
- the LOC132980246 gene encoding uncharacterized protein LOC132980246 isoform X3, whose product MCNVSVSAMGTQTDLASDRGAKGRGKGEGEDRVPFRVEFTENSLTYMDRLLLKKHRRTPIEAHSPSLAFESDLKSQHNPDTEEETASSLTAEEEDFRRYFASLFAVPHSRGRTDPQTTTPESCLIIEVLDERDTDIGGVFIPQQRKDNNGKCSPGQQVLSNGRATVPQTPLTNASSSESKSSACSTAETPRALKKSIKTPTIMSHKPYCSPTVHKSKPDCGSPQLVSSLSLQDQTRIPMSSHSPTSFQPDVSPLASATPTIPEEPHSPSPSIYFSLRSTFTVSPSSSTESPLLPTVNQSTPPQIGSDSSLLPVQPQSSQLFSQSVSSMRLSQSSPSNLLSQRQSQQSLCDPEFLLSHHQLQLPQSPVSPSPNPPPRTLEPCQAVRSPPGAYSRHASTPTNQDTPIVMSFTSISGDHESTASQQDTQCIPSLLSHNFDVPQDSFLALKVEEEEEEELSIDSGDDMSSDSLGLAPHEDDSSDEDTQMHGRLMREETREEERGYLAISYPDDSLVAAEREKELQTDEQEQLSEPAMVMQRRSVGSGSEQFCDLDGFLPLGLDINSGHSDTADHTHRDSLHTSRTSLNESELAESEDFGPSSSLTSRTEEHLAIRLMKGNHTQPTEIKIRSTTPTRRGEISATELGTSVLGSVLSQAAKEILEICCVDKAGCEDPDLDNDTTENTLHDLEQELRLMTKGKQNSILGSEKHGSQGQHGEHRLTPGRVREEQKDEEAAAQRDRQSVLSLP is encoded by the exons atgtgcaacg TGTCAGTGTCAGCCATGGGGACACAGACTGACCTGGCTTCAGACAGAGGAGCCAAAGGACgaggaaaaggagaaggagaagacagGGTACCTTTCAGGGTGGAGTTCACAGAAAACAGCCTTACCTACATGGACAGATTACTTCTCAAAAAGCATCGCAG AACACCGATTGAAGCCCATAGTCCATCGTTGGCCTTTgaatcagatttaaaatcacAACATAACCCAGACACCGAGGAGGAGACTGCAAGCAGCCTTACAG ctgaggaggaggatttCCGGCGCTACTTTGCATCCTTGTTTGCTGTCCCTCACAGCAGGGGTAGGACTGATCCTCAGACGACCACACCTGAATCGTGTCTCATCATAGAAGTCCTGGATGAA agagacacagacatagGTGGAGTTTTCATTCCTCAACAGAGGAAAGACAACAATGGAAA GTGTTCCCCTGGTCAGCAAGTCCTCAGTAATGGAAGAGCAACAGTTCCCCAAACACCCTTAACCAATG CGTCATCCTCTGAAAGTAAGTCATCTGCATGCTCCACTGCTGAGACTCCAAGGGCtttaaagaaatcaatcaagacaccgACCATAATGTCACACAAGCCTTATTGCTCCCCCACAGTCCATAAATCAAAACCTGACTGTGGATCACCCCAacttgtgtcctctctctcattACAAGATCAAACCAGGATCCCTATGTCCTCCCACTCTCCTACCTCTTTTCAGCCTGATGTCTCTCCTTTGGCTAGTGCCACACCAACAATCCCAGAGGAGCCTCACTCCCCTTCTCCTTCCATATATTTTTCTCTTAGGTCTACATTTACAGTATCACCATCAAGCTCCACTGAGTCACCATTGCTGCCCACAGTTAACCAATCGACCCCACCACAAATAGGCTCAGACTCATCTCTGTTACCAGTACAACCCCAATCTTCCCAGTTATTCTCACAGTCAGTCTCATCTATGAGGCTTTCCCAATCATCCCCAAGCAATCTACTGTCCCAAAGGCAATCCCAACAGTCCCTCTGTGACCCTGAGTTTCTCCTATCACACCATCAACTCCAGCTGCCTCAGTCACCTGTGTCTCCCAGCCCAAACCCACCACCAAGAACACTGGAACCATGCCAAGCTGTAAGATCCCCTCCAGGTGCATATTCAAGACATGCGTCTACTCCAACAAATCAGGATACTCCAATTGTTATGTCCTTTACTTCTATCTCTGGTGACCATGAATCTACTGCATCACAACAGGATACTCAGTGTATCCCATCACTTCTATCACACAACTTCGATGTCCCCCAGGATTCTTTTTTGGCTTtgaaagtggaggaggaagaggaggaggagttatcAATAG ataGTGGAGATGACATGTCCAGTGATAGCCTTGGTCTGGCTCCACATGAGGACGACTCTTCAGACGaagacacacaaatgcatgGACGTTTAATGAGAGAggaaaccagagaagaagagcgAGGATATCTTGCCATATCTTATCCAGATGATTCCCTTGTtgctgcagaaagagaaaaagaattGCAGACCGATGAGCAAGAACAGCTGTCAGAACCAGCCATG GTGATGCAAAGGCGGAGTGTTGGGTCTGGATCAGAGCAGTTCTGTGATCTGGATGGCTTTCTGCCTCTGGGTTTGGACATAAATTCTGGTCACTCCGACACAGCAGATCACACACACCGTGACTCACTGCACACAAGCCGAACTTCCCTAAATGAGTCAGAGCTTGCAG AGTCAGAAGATTTTGGGCCAAGCAGCAGCCTCACTTCCCGCACTGAGGAACACCTGGCTATCAGGTTGATGAAGGGCAACCACACGCAGCCAACTGAAATTAAAATTCGCTCTACCACACCCACCAGGAGAGGAGAAATATCAGCAACTGAACTAGGAACATCTG TTTTAGGTTCAGTGTTGTCCCAGGCAGCAAAGGAGATCCTGGAGATCTGTTGCGTGGACAAGGCTGGCTGTGAGGACCCTGACCTGGATAATGACACAACTGAGAATACTCTACATGATCTAGAGCAGGAACTTAGACTCATGACCAAag GGAAGCAGAACTCCATATTGGGTTCAGAAAAACATGGAAGTCAAGGACAGCATGGAGAACATCGTCTCACACC GGGCAGAGTCAGAGAGGAACAAAAGGATGAGGAGGCGGCAGCACAGAGAGACCGACAGAGTGTCCTCTCACTACCCTGA
- the LOC132980246 gene encoding uncharacterized protein LOC132980246 isoform X2, which produces MMEERPKSDHERGFSTFLLRGELNEEESARSFQEALRQWRGEKRDVAGETMSEEAMWTPVRPVSVSAMGTQTDLASDRGAKGRGKGEGEDRVPFRVEFTENSLTYMDRLLLKKHRRTPIEAHSPSLAFESDLKSQHNPDTEEETASSLTAEEEDFRRYFASLFAVPHSRGRTDPQTTTPESCLIIEVLDERDTDIGGVFIPQQRKDNNGKCSPGQQVLSNGRATVPQTPLTNASSSESKSSACSTAETPRALKKSIKTPTIMSHKPYCSPTVHKSKPDCGSPQLVSSLSLQDQTRIPMSSHSPTSFQPDVSPLASATPTIPEEPHSPSPSIYFSLRSTFTVSPSSSTESPLLPTVNQSTPPQIGSDSSLLPVQPQSSQLFSQSVSSMRLSQSSPSNLLSQRQSQQSLCDPEFLLSHHQLQLPQSPVSPSPNPPPRTLEPCQAVRSPPGAYSRHASTPTNQDTPIVMSFTSISGDHESTASQQDTQCIPSLLSHNFDVPQDSFLALKVEEEEEEELSIDSGDDMSSDSLGLAPHEDDSSDEDTQMHGRLMREETREEERGYLAISYPDDSLVAAEREKELQTDEQEQLSEPAMVMQRRSVGSGSEQFCDLDGFLPLGLDINSGHSDTADHTHRDSLHTSRTSLNESELAESEDFGPSSSLTSRTEEHLAIRLMKGNHTQPTEIKIRSTTPTRRGEISATELGTSVLGSVLSQAAKEILEICCVDKAGCEDPDLDNDTTENTLHDLEQELRLMTKGKQNSILGSEKHGSQGQHGEHRLTPWGQSQRGTKG; this is translated from the exons ATGATGGAAGAGAGGCCAAAAAGTGATCATGAGAGGGGATTTTCCACATTTCTGCTGAGAGGGGAGTTAAATGAGGAGGAGTCTGCGAGATCTTTCCAGGAGGCTCTCAGAcagtggagaggagagaagagagatgtTGCAGGAGAAACCATGAGTGAGGAGGCGATGTGGACACCTGTCCGACCAG TGTCAGTGTCAGCCATGGGGACACAGACTGACCTGGCTTCAGACAGAGGAGCCAAAGGACgaggaaaaggagaaggagaagacagGGTACCTTTCAGGGTGGAGTTCACAGAAAACAGCCTTACCTACATGGACAGATTACTTCTCAAAAAGCATCGCAG AACACCGATTGAAGCCCATAGTCCATCGTTGGCCTTTgaatcagatttaaaatcacAACATAACCCAGACACCGAGGAGGAGACTGCAAGCAGCCTTACAG ctgaggaggaggatttCCGGCGCTACTTTGCATCCTTGTTTGCTGTCCCTCACAGCAGGGGTAGGACTGATCCTCAGACGACCACACCTGAATCGTGTCTCATCATAGAAGTCCTGGATGAA agagacacagacatagGTGGAGTTTTCATTCCTCAACAGAGGAAAGACAACAATGGAAA GTGTTCCCCTGGTCAGCAAGTCCTCAGTAATGGAAGAGCAACAGTTCCCCAAACACCCTTAACCAATG CGTCATCCTCTGAAAGTAAGTCATCTGCATGCTCCACTGCTGAGACTCCAAGGGCtttaaagaaatcaatcaagacaccgACCATAATGTCACACAAGCCTTATTGCTCCCCCACAGTCCATAAATCAAAACCTGACTGTGGATCACCCCAacttgtgtcctctctctcattACAAGATCAAACCAGGATCCCTATGTCCTCCCACTCTCCTACCTCTTTTCAGCCTGATGTCTCTCCTTTGGCTAGTGCCACACCAACAATCCCAGAGGAGCCTCACTCCCCTTCTCCTTCCATATATTTTTCTCTTAGGTCTACATTTACAGTATCACCATCAAGCTCCACTGAGTCACCATTGCTGCCCACAGTTAACCAATCGACCCCACCACAAATAGGCTCAGACTCATCTCTGTTACCAGTACAACCCCAATCTTCCCAGTTATTCTCACAGTCAGTCTCATCTATGAGGCTTTCCCAATCATCCCCAAGCAATCTACTGTCCCAAAGGCAATCCCAACAGTCCCTCTGTGACCCTGAGTTTCTCCTATCACACCATCAACTCCAGCTGCCTCAGTCACCTGTGTCTCCCAGCCCAAACCCACCACCAAGAACACTGGAACCATGCCAAGCTGTAAGATCCCCTCCAGGTGCATATTCAAGACATGCGTCTACTCCAACAAATCAGGATACTCCAATTGTTATGTCCTTTACTTCTATCTCTGGTGACCATGAATCTACTGCATCACAACAGGATACTCAGTGTATCCCATCACTTCTATCACACAACTTCGATGTCCCCCAGGATTCTTTTTTGGCTTtgaaagtggaggaggaagaggaggaggagttatcAATAG ataGTGGAGATGACATGTCCAGTGATAGCCTTGGTCTGGCTCCACATGAGGACGACTCTTCAGACGaagacacacaaatgcatgGACGTTTAATGAGAGAggaaaccagagaagaagagcgAGGATATCTTGCCATATCTTATCCAGATGATTCCCTTGTtgctgcagaaagagaaaaagaattGCAGACCGATGAGCAAGAACAGCTGTCAGAACCAGCCATG GTGATGCAAAGGCGGAGTGTTGGGTCTGGATCAGAGCAGTTCTGTGATCTGGATGGCTTTCTGCCTCTGGGTTTGGACATAAATTCTGGTCACTCCGACACAGCAGATCACACACACCGTGACTCACTGCACACAAGCCGAACTTCCCTAAATGAGTCAGAGCTTGCAG AGTCAGAAGATTTTGGGCCAAGCAGCAGCCTCACTTCCCGCACTGAGGAACACCTGGCTATCAGGTTGATGAAGGGCAACCACACGCAGCCAACTGAAATTAAAATTCGCTCTACCACACCCACCAGGAGAGGAGAAATATCAGCAACTGAACTAGGAACATCTG TTTTAGGTTCAGTGTTGTCCCAGGCAGCAAAGGAGATCCTGGAGATCTGTTGCGTGGACAAGGCTGGCTGTGAGGACCCTGACCTGGATAATGACACAACTGAGAATACTCTACATGATCTAGAGCAGGAACTTAGACTCATGACCAAag GGAAGCAGAACTCCATATTGGGTTCAGAAAAACATGGAAGTCAAGGACAGCATGGAGAACATCGTCTCACACCGTGg GGGCAGAGTCAGAGAGGAACAAAAGGATGA